Proteins encoded in a region of the Cydia splendana chromosome 19, ilCydSple1.2, whole genome shotgun sequence genome:
- the LOC134800247 gene encoding 3-oxoacyl-[acyl-carrier-protein] reductase FabG-like: MSFANKVVIVTGASSGIGASTALMFAKEGADVALVARTQAKLAAVAKNIEALGKKPLIIQADLSKEADTATVIPKTVKHFGKLDVLVNNAGIASEGCLLDGKALQAYDDVMKTNVRAVIQLTSLAAPYLILTKGNVVNISSVAELTPSKMTTLMFYAVSKAALGHFTRCAAVELAPSGVRVNSVNPGPVENEFITNNKLGNPDELKETLAGCTALGYMAKDDEIGRVILFLASDKARSITGSTYVIDNGCLLK; this comes from the coding sequence ATGAGTTTTGCTAACAAAGTGGTGATAGTGACGGGAGCGAGCTCGGGCATCGGCGCGTCTACGGCGCTGATGTTCGCCAAGGAGGGCGCCGACGTGGCGCTCGTGGCGCGCACGCAGGCCAAGCTCGCCGCCGTCGCCAAAAACATCGAGGCCCTCGGCAAGAAACCTCTTATCATCCAAGCCGATCTCTCCAAGGAGGCTGACACTGCGACCGTCATCCCTAAAACTGTAAAACATTTCGGAAAACTGGATGTGCTTGTCAACAACGCAGGGATAGCTTCAGAGGGATGCTTACTAGATGGCAAGGCGTTACAAGCATACGACGATGTGATGAAGACCAACGTAAGAGCTGTGATCCAACTGACCAGCCTTGCAGCGCCGTATCTAATCCTGACTAAGGGAAATGTGGTCAACATATCCAGTGTAGCAGAACTGACGCCCAGCAAGATGACTACGCTTATGTTTTATGCAGTGTCAAAGGCGGCGTTGGGGCACTTCACGCGTTGCGCTGCCGTGGAACTAGCGCCTTCAGGCGTCAGGGTAAATTCCGTGAACCCCGGGCCGGTGGAGAACGAATTTATAACCAACAACAAGCTCGGCAACCCCGATGAGTTAAAGGAAACGCTGGCAGGCTGTACTGCATTAGGGTATATGGCTAAAGACGATGAGATTGGACGCGTGATTTTATTCTTAGCGAGTGATAAGGCGAGGAGCATTACTGGCTCAACCTACGTCATTGATAATGGATGCCTTTTAAAATGA